A single window of Leptolyngbya ohadii IS1 DNA harbors:
- the rpsU gene encoding 30S ribosomal protein S21 has product MTQVIPGENEGIESTLRRFKRAVSRAGIFPDMRKHRHFETPIEKRKRKELAKHKQRKRKFRY; this is encoded by the coding sequence ATGACCCAAGTTATTCCTGGTGAGAATGAGGGAATTGAGTCAACGTTGCGCCGATTCAAGCGGGCAGTTTCAAGAGCAGGAATTTTTCCAGATATGCGAAAGCATCGCCATTTTGAAACTCCAATCGAAAAGCGGAAGCGTAAAGAACTTGCAAAGCACAAACAGCGCAAGAGAAAGTTCCGGTATTAA
- a CDS encoding SDR family oxidoreductase, with translation MTFANKTIVLTGASAGIGQSLALRLAEQGANLVLAARNQAALEQTAQACMKAGGKAIAVATNVAQPEDCQQLIDKTIATFGQLDILVNNAGISMITNFEQVTDLSIFEQIMQVNYLGAVYCTHFALPYLKANRGLLVSISSLCGKTAVPTRSGYVASKHAMQGFFDTLRIELQGSGVDVLVISPGFVATDIRERALGADGSALGQSPRNESQGTMSVDECVRQIIGAMERRKREHIMTLKGKLIPWGKLIAPGIVDRLAAYAARIKPADHP, from the coding sequence ATGACCTTTGCTAATAAAACGATCGTTTTAACCGGAGCATCGGCGGGAATTGGACAATCCCTTGCCCTCAGACTAGCGGAGCAGGGTGCAAATCTAGTCCTGGCAGCCCGAAATCAGGCGGCGCTGGAACAAACTGCACAGGCTTGCATGAAAGCTGGGGGAAAGGCAATTGCCGTTGCGACCAATGTGGCACAGCCAGAGGACTGTCAGCAGCTCATTGACAAGACGATCGCGACCTTCGGACAGCTTGACATCCTGGTCAATAACGCCGGAATTTCGATGATCACAAATTTCGAGCAGGTGACAGACCTCTCGATCTTTGAGCAGATCATGCAGGTCAATTATCTGGGGGCGGTGTACTGTACTCATTTTGCCTTGCCTTATCTCAAAGCGAATCGCGGGCTGCTGGTGTCAATCTCTTCGCTCTGCGGCAAAACCGCTGTTCCCACCCGTTCTGGCTACGTTGCCAGCAAACATGCCATGCAGGGCTTTTTCGATACGCTCCGAATTGAACTGCAAGGAAGCGGAGTCGATGTTCTGGTTATTTCTCCGGGATTTGTCGCCACTGATATCCGAGAACGGGCACTGGGAGCCGATGGCAGCGCGTTAGGGCAAAGTCCACGCAATGAGAGTCAGGGCACAATGTCAGTGGATGAATGCGTGCGACAAATCATCGGGGCAATGGAACGTCGCAAGCGGGAACACATCATGACGCTCAAAGGCAAACTTATTCCCTGGGGCAAGCTGATTGCGCCTGGCATTGTCGATCGTCTGGCTGCCTATGCTGCCCGGATTAAACCTGCTGATCATCCGTAG
- a CDS encoding pentapeptide repeat-containing protein: MDAQEIMKRYAEGQRDFSHVSLVQVCLTKANLIGVKLIGADLVGANLSGAELTEAHLKQAKLNQANLADAEMTQACLTHADLSGADLSGADLTQANLSGADLSGAKLGGTDLSGANLAKADLSDVDLRCADLSGANLRETDLTDANLDGAYLGGADLTGAEIQGATINRAELSKTTMPDGTVHR, encoded by the coding sequence ATGGATGCTCAAGAAATCATGAAGCGATACGCGGAAGGGCAACGGGATTTCAGTCACGTTAGCCTGGTTCAAGTCTGCCTGACGAAGGCAAACCTGATTGGAGTAAAGCTAATCGGGGCGGATTTAGTGGGAGCTAATTTAAGCGGAGCAGAATTGACTGAAGCGCATCTCAAGCAGGCAAAGCTGAATCAAGCAAATTTGGCGGATGCAGAGATGACGCAAGCCTGTCTAACTCATGCAGACCTGAGTGGTGCAGACCTCAGCGGAGCAGATTTAACCCAGGCAAATCTCAGCGGAGCAGACCTCAGTGGCGCAAAACTAGGAGGAACAGACTTAAGTGGAGCAAACCTGGCTAAAGCAGACTTGAGCGATGTTGATCTGCGGTGCGCCGATTTGAGTGGAGCAAATCTGAGGGAAACCGATCTGACTGACGCAAATTTAGACGGGGCATATCTCGGTGGAGCAGATTTAACTGGAGCCGAGATTCAAGGAGCGACCATCAATCGGGCAGAACTGAGTAAAACTACGATGCCTGACGGAACTGTTCATCGCTAG
- a CDS encoding pentapeptide repeat-containing protein, whose protein sequence is MNIKELCSRYAAGQRDFSNLNLIAANLRNMNFAGINLSGANLTKANLTRTNLSQANLTGAILTGANLTETNLTRANLRDANLSDTILASEKLSQARPREVTMAEKTSPATSSNHLNNASLP, encoded by the coding sequence ATGAATATCAAGGAACTCTGTAGCCGCTACGCAGCAGGACAACGGGACTTTAGCAACCTAAATCTCATCGCAGCAAATTTGAGAAACATGAACTTTGCGGGGATCAATCTCAGCGGTGCCAATTTGACAAAAGCAAATCTCACAAGAACAAACTTGAGTCAGGCAAATCTCACAGGCGCAATCCTCACAGGCGCCAACCTAACCGAGACAAATCTGACAAGAGCAAACCTGAGGGATGCTAATCTAAGCGATACTATTCTGGCATCTGAAAAACTCAGTCAAGCTCGTCCGCGTGAAGTGACGATGGCAGAGAAAACATCTCCTGCTACATCCTCTAATCATCTCAATAATGCTTCCCTGCCCTAG
- a CDS encoding pentapeptide repeat-containing protein, which translates to MDVTEFQMLLASGERDFQNVDLRSASLSCVDLKNANLRRADLRHANLRWADLRHTNLQWADLRGADLSWANLEGANLNSANLRGTKMPDGTIHD; encoded by the coding sequence ATGGACGTTACTGAATTTCAAATGCTGTTGGCATCAGGCGAGAGGGATTTTCAAAACGTCGATCTCAGATCAGCCAGCCTTAGTTGTGTAGACTTGAAAAATGCAAACCTCAGAAGAGCTGATCTGCGTCATGCCAACTTGCGATGGGCAGATTTACGTCATACAAACTTGCAGTGGGCAGATTTAAGAGGGGCAGATCTGAGCTGGGCAAACCTGGAAGGTGCTAATTTAAACTCTGCTAACTTGCGGGGAACAAAGATGCCCGATGGAACGATTCATGACTAA
- a CDS encoding RNA recognition motif domain-containing protein — protein sequence MSIYVGNLSYEVTEDGLNQVFQEYGTVKRVQLPTDRETGRLRGFAFVELGTDAEETAAIEALDGAEWMGRDLKVNKARPREDRGSSGGGRGNQGNSSRRY from the coding sequence ATGTCGATTTATGTTGGCAATTTATCCTACGAAGTTACAGAGGATGGTTTGAATCAGGTTTTTCAGGAATACGGTACGGTTAAACGAGTTCAGCTTCCAACCGATCGCGAAACAGGTCGGTTACGTGGATTTGCCTTTGTTGAGCTAGGAACAGATGCAGAAGAGACTGCCGCGATCGAAGCACTAGACGGTGCAGAGTGGATGGGACGCGATCTCAAAGTCAATAAGGCAAGACCGCGTGAAGACAGAGGCTCATCGGGCGGCGGTCGGGGGAACCAAGGGAATTCCTCACGACGCTACTAA
- a CDS encoding B12-binding domain-containing radical SAM protein has translation MRVLLLYPLFPKSFWSFDKALELIGRKVSLPPLSLITVAAILPQSWEFRLVDRNVGYENEADWYWADLIIISGMIVQKDDMLYLIEKAKRLGKRVAVGGPYVTSVPEAAQEAGADFLVLDEGEITLPLFVEALERGETSGVFRANGEKPDVTHTPIPRFDLLDLNAYSDMSVQFSRGCPYQCEFCDIIVLYGRKPRTKTPAQLLAELQALYDLGWRRSIFVVDDNFIGNKRNVKLLLRELAPWMAERGYPFSLSTEASVDLAQDQELLDLMIAANFTAVFLGIETPDTDSLSLTQKFQNTRNSLVESVKTINRAGLRVMAGFIIGFDGEKSGAGDRIIDFVEATAIPQALFSMLQALPNTALSQRLEKEGRLLETGNEANIHQTTLINFVPTRPIEEIAQEYVRCFWDLYEPDRYLARVYRHFIDMTPQHRQKKFKPPEPSDLRALFLICWRQGLKRNTRWQFWQQLFSIIRRNPGVFKHYLTNCAHLEHFIDYRQIVRSEIETQLANYS, from the coding sequence ATGCGAGTTCTATTACTGTATCCTCTCTTTCCTAAGTCGTTCTGGTCTTTTGATAAAGCGCTGGAACTGATTGGGCGAAAGGTCTCTCTTCCTCCTCTGAGCCTAATTACTGTTGCTGCAATTCTGCCGCAATCCTGGGAGTTCCGCCTGGTCGATCGCAACGTGGGCTATGAAAATGAAGCCGACTGGTATTGGGCAGACCTCATTATCATTTCTGGCATGATCGTGCAAAAAGACGACATGCTGTATTTGATTGAGAAGGCAAAGCGTCTCGGAAAGCGGGTTGCAGTCGGTGGACCCTATGTGACTTCTGTTCCCGAAGCGGCTCAAGAGGCAGGGGCAGATTTTCTAGTGTTGGACGAAGGGGAAATCACCCTGCCGCTCTTTGTTGAAGCACTGGAGCGGGGAGAAACATCAGGTGTTTTTCGAGCTAACGGTGAAAAACCAGATGTCACCCATACCCCTATCCCCCGGTTTGACTTACTCGATCTCAATGCCTACAGCGATATGTCCGTGCAATTCTCGCGGGGATGTCCCTATCAGTGTGAATTTTGCGACATCATTGTGCTGTATGGACGGAAGCCCCGGACAAAAACTCCGGCTCAACTGCTGGCAGAACTGCAAGCCCTGTACGACTTAGGCTGGAGGCGATCGATTTTTGTTGTAGACGACAATTTCATCGGCAATAAGCGCAATGTCAAACTCCTGCTGAGAGAATTGGCACCCTGGATGGCGGAGCGGGGCTATCCTTTTAGTCTTTCGACTGAAGCTTCTGTTGATTTGGCGCAGGATCAGGAACTGCTTGATCTGATGATCGCGGCGAATTTTACGGCTGTCTTTCTGGGAATTGAAACGCCCGACACCGACAGTCTATCGCTGACTCAAAAGTTTCAGAATACCCGCAACTCACTCGTTGAATCCGTCAAAACCATCAATCGGGCGGGACTGCGTGTGATGGCAGGGTTCATTATTGGGTTCGACGGCGAGAAATCCGGGGCGGGCGATCGCATCATTGATTTTGTCGAAGCCACAGCCATTCCGCAAGCCCTTTTTAGTATGCTGCAAGCCTTGCCGAATACTGCTCTATCCCAGCGTTTAGAAAAGGAAGGGCGATTGCTGGAAACTGGGAACGAAGCAAATATTCACCAGACGACGCTGATTAATTTCGTTCCAACTCGTCCAATCGAAGAGATTGCGCAGGAATACGTTCGATGCTTTTGGGATTTGTATGAACCCGATCGCTACTTGGCACGGGTTTATCGCCATTTCATCGACATGACCCCCCAACATCGGCAGAAAAAGTTTAAGCCTCCTGAACCGTCAGACCTCCGGGCACTATTTCTGATCTGTTGGCGACAGGGGCTAAAGCGCAATACTCGCTGGCAGTTTTGGCAGCAGCTATTCTCGATCATTCGTCGTAACCCAGGCGTGTTTAAGCATTACCTGACCAATTGCGCGCATTTGGAGCATTTCATAGACTATCGCCAGATTGTACGCAGCGAAATTGAAACCCAGCTCGCTAACTACTCGTGA